Proteins from a single region of Macrotis lagotis isolate mMagLag1 chromosome 2, bilby.v1.9.chrom.fasta, whole genome shotgun sequence:
- the LOC141512006 gene encoding LOW QUALITY PROTEIN: olfactory receptor 10R2-like (The sequence of the model RefSeq protein was modified relative to this genomic sequence to represent the inferred CDS: inserted 1 base in 1 codon), producing MEISPESSSNSDEENECLKYRVAIPWLSSLSRKLCSLWIPLSFLNLGTSFXTVSKMKSLNRDELISWEQLPLENFTMVTEFLLLGFSNLQELQIVLFAFFFSLYIIILCGNITIVTVILLEHNLHTPMYFFLGVLSVSETCYTFVILPKMLLNLLSVLRAISYTSCAIQMVSFLSFAITNCLLLSVMGYDRYAAICHPLHYPVLMNWRTCRLLAATCGVNGLLISMVCTVLVFNLPFCNSNRINHYFCDISPLIHLACSDTHLTEMIIFVCGVLVLVVPWILVCISYGFIVNTILRIPSTEGKRKAFSTCASHLTVVIVHYGCASFVYLRPSTKVTSDKDQLVTVIYTVITPLLNPMVYSLRNRDVQIAIQKFITRGKFSHKIL from the exons ATGGAAATCAGCCCTGAATCTTCAAGTAATTCAGATGAAGAG AATGAGTGTTTGAAGTATAGAGTGGCTATACCATGGCTTTCTTCCTTATCTAGAAAACTTTGTTCTCTTTggattcctctttcctttctgaaTCTGGGGACATCTT CTACAGTTTCCAAGATGAAGAGCCTGAATAGAGATGAG CTCATTTCCTGGGAACAGCTTCCTCTAGAGAACTTTACTATGGTCACTGAATTCCTATTGCTGGGATTTTCAAATCTTCAGGAACTACAAATtgttctttttgctttctttttcagcCTTTACATAATCATACTGTGTGGAAACATCACCATTGTTACAGTCATCCTCCTTGAGCACAACCTTCACACccccatgtacttttttttaggtgtcCTTTCTGTCTCTGAGACTTGTTATACCTTTGTCATTTTGCCCAAGATGCTTCTCAATTTGCTTTCTGTTCTCAGAGCCATCTCCTACACTAGTTGTGCTATCCaaatggtttcttttctttcttttgctatcACCAACTGTTTATTGTTGAGTGTAATGGGTTATGATCGGTATGCTGCCATCTGCCACCCTTTGCACTACCCAGTGCTCATGAATTGGAGGACCTGCAGATTGTTAGCAGCTACTTGTGGGGTGAATGGATTACTGATCTCAATGGTTTGCACAGTCTTGGTCTTCAATCTTCCCTTCTGTAACTCAAACAGGATCAACCATTATTTCTGTGATATTTCACCTCTTATTCACCTTGCCTGTAGTGACACCCATCTCACTGAGATGATTATATTTGTCTGTGGTGTCCTGGTGCTTGTGGTCCCCTGGATTCTTGTCTGCATCTCCTATGGCTTCATTGTTAACACTATATTGAGGATTCCATCCACTGAAGGGAAGCGGAAGGCCTTTTCTACTTGTGCCTCCCACCTCACAGTAGTTATAGTCCATTATGGATGTGCATCCTTTGTCTACTTGAGACCATCAACCAAGGTCACATCTGACAAAGATCAGTTGGTAACAGTGATTTATACTGTTATCACTCCCTTGCTGAATCCCATGGTTTATAGCCTCAGAAACAGGGATGTTCAGATTGCCATCCAGAAATTTATCACTAGAGGAAAGTTTTCTCACAAAATTCTATAA